The following are encoded in a window of Panicum virgatum strain AP13 chromosome 5N, P.virgatum_v5, whole genome shotgun sequence genomic DNA:
- the LOC120675412 gene encoding dehydrin Rab25-like — protein sequence MAEYQGEYGHPYPRVDQYGNPVPPVDQYGNPVPREPAAGSAPLYGAGDAAGAGYAAAAPGEYGAGAYPHEGVGGGVAPGEPALAYEGMVGGGGAGAAAMGGQLEPAVVVEEITFGSAQLQPARSGSSSSSSSSEDDGQGGRWKKKSLKEKIKEKLPGTHRHEERGKQAGQHAAPAATGTHAAGAHEKKGLRDKIKEKLPGHHH from the coding sequence ATGGCGGAGTACCAGGGGGAGTACGGGCACCCGTACCCGCGCGTCGACCAATACGGGAACCCCGTGCCGCCGGTGGACCAGTACGGCAACCCCGTCCCGAgggagccggccgccggcagTGCTCCCCTGTACGGCGCTGGCgacgccgcgggcgcggggtacgcggcggcggcgccgggcgagTACGGCGCGGGGGCGTACCCGCACGAGGGCGTCGGTGGTGGTGTCGCGCCCGGCGAACCGGCGCTCGCGTACGAGGGcatggtcggcggcggcggcgcgggggcggcggccatgggaggcCAGCTCGAGCCGGCCGTGGTGGTGGAGGAGATCACGTTCGGCAGCGCCCAGCTGCAGCCGGCGCGCTCcggcagctccagctccagctcgtcCTCGGAGGACGACGGGCAGGGCGGgcggtggaagaagaagagcctcaaggagaagatcaaggagaagCTCCCGGGCACCCACAGGCACGAGGAGCGCGGCAAGCAGGCCGGGCAgcacgcggcgccggcggccacgggGACGCATGCAGCGGGGGCGCACGAGAAGAAGGGCCTCAGGGACAAGATCAAGGAGAAGCTCCCGGGACACCACCACTGA